The Chamaesiphon minutus PCC 6605 DNA window ATCGATCGAGCATCATATTCTTGAGATCAGGCAGATCCCATTTTGGTTCGCATCTGACAGCTCACCAGAAAGAAATGGTGCTGCACTCACTCTGCTGCGTAGCCCTAATCATCTGAGCCAACTGACTGAATGTCATATCTTCTCAATGTCGATCGAGAATTCGGCTCGCTATTTGAACCAGGCTAATTGTAATATTTAGAGATATTTTTCTACAGTATTAGAAAGAGTTGCTTTGGGAACGGCACCGACCACAGTATCGACTTTTTGACCACCTTTAAAAATCATCAGCGTAGGAATACTCCGAATGCCATATTGACTTGCAACATTGGGATTGTTGTCAGTATTAAGCTTGAATACTTTGATTTTGCCTTCATACTGGGCGGCTATTTCATCTACTACAGGGCCGACCATTCTACAAGGACCGCACCAAGGTGCCCAGAAATCCACCAATACTGGAATCTCACTATCCAGGACATCTTCTTTGAAAGAACCGTCTGTTACTTCGACTGCTGACGACATGGCTCCAATCCTTATTTTACCTAAGTTTGTTCGGTTTGTATGCAATTTTACCATAGGAATAGGGGGTAGAGGGTAGAGAGTAGGCGGTAGGAAAATAATTCGTAATTACCTTCTACTGTCTACTCCCCACTCTCTACCCCCTACTCTCTAAATTAGTAGGTTTCAACGTGCCAACGACCAGCACGTTTCATTTGAGAGCGATAGTCGGCCCATTTGACATCGGACTTGCTAGCGGCCTCAGTGAGTGCTGCATCGATGCCTGTTTCCATCCCT harbors:
- the trxA gene encoding thioredoxin — its product is MSSAVEVTDGSFKEDVLDSEIPVLVDFWAPWCGPCRMVGPVVDEIAAQYEGKIKVFKLNTDNNPNVASQYGIRSIPTLMIFKGGQKVDTVVGAVPKATLSNTVEKYL